In one Apteryx mantelli isolate bAptMan1 chromosome 9, bAptMan1.hap1, whole genome shotgun sequence genomic region, the following are encoded:
- the FAM168B gene encoding myelin-associated neurite-outgrowth inhibitor isoform X1 has product MNPVYSPGSSGVPYANAKGIGYPAGFPMGYAAAAPAYSPNMYPGANPTFQAGYTPGTPYKVSCSPTSGAVPPYSSSPNPYQTAVYPVRSAYPQQNPYAQQGTYYTQPLYAAPPHVIHHTTVVQPNGMPATMYPAPIPPPRGNGVTMGMVAGTTMAMSAGTLLTTHSPTPVAPHPVTMPTYRAPGTPTYSYVPPQW; this is encoded by the exons ATGAATCCTGTGTATAGCCCTGGATCTTCTGGGGTTCCCTATGCAAACGCCAAAGGAATTGGTTATCCAG CTGGCTTCCCAATGGGCTATGCAGCGGCTGCTCCTGCCTATTCCCCTAATATGTATCCTGGAGCAAATCCTACCTTCCAAGCAG GTTATACACCAGGCACCCCATATAAAGTATCTTGTTCACCCACTAGTGGTGCAGTGCCACCATATTCTTCATCACCGAATCCCTATCAGACTGCTGTGTATCCAGTTCGAAGTGCCTATCCACAGCAGAATCCGTATGCCCAG CAAGGCACTTATTACACACAGCCTTTATATGCAGCACCACCCCACGTAATTCATCACACCACAGTTGTGCAGCCTAATGGCATGCCAGCAACTATGTATCCTGCTCCAATTCCACCACCAAGAGGAAATGGTGTGACTATGGGGATGGTGGCTGGGACTACTATGGCAATGTCAGCAG GTACTTTGTTGACAACTCATTCCCCAACTCCAGTAGCCCCTCATCCAGTTACTATGCCCACATATCGGGCTCCAGGAACACCAACCTATAGTTATGTGCCCCCACAGTGGTGA
- the FAM168B gene encoding myelin-associated neurite-outgrowth inhibitor isoform X2 produces MGYAAAAPAYSPNMYPGANPTFQAGYTPGTPYKVSCSPTSGAVPPYSSSPNPYQTAVYPVRSAYPQQNPYAQQGTYYTQPLYAAPPHVIHHTTVVQPNGMPATMYPAPIPPPRGNGVTMGMVAGTTMAMSAGTLLTTHSPTPVAPHPVTMPTYRAPGTPTYSYVPPQW; encoded by the exons ATGGGCTATGCAGCGGCTGCTCCTGCCTATTCCCCTAATATGTATCCTGGAGCAAATCCTACCTTCCAAGCAG GTTATACACCAGGCACCCCATATAAAGTATCTTGTTCACCCACTAGTGGTGCAGTGCCACCATATTCTTCATCACCGAATCCCTATCAGACTGCTGTGTATCCAGTTCGAAGTGCCTATCCACAGCAGAATCCGTATGCCCAG CAAGGCACTTATTACACACAGCCTTTATATGCAGCACCACCCCACGTAATTCATCACACCACAGTTGTGCAGCCTAATGGCATGCCAGCAACTATGTATCCTGCTCCAATTCCACCACCAAGAGGAAATGGTGTGACTATGGGGATGGTGGCTGGGACTACTATGGCAATGTCAGCAG GTACTTTGTTGACAACTCATTCCCCAACTCCAGTAGCCCCTCATCCAGTTACTATGCCCACATATCGGGCTCCAGGAACACCAACCTATAGTTATGTGCCCCCACAGTGGTGA